One genomic window of Quercus robur chromosome 6, dhQueRobu3.1, whole genome shotgun sequence includes the following:
- the LOC126688830 gene encoding YTH domain-containing protein ECT2 isoform X1, giving the protein MEMYNVSENGNTETYLIQGTEASPHLTSPLLEQIETMYNEAAPEFVVDQSMYYPTATNYGYYCTGFESPGEWEDHHRIFGVDGPDIQYAGVHNESPPYVYYTPGYGYAQSPYNPYNPYIPGAMIGDESQIIGSPQYYLIPSYQNPVSPPAYVPLVVQPDAVPSSSVDSSYDTGVSMNRFDGRGLKHNFSSATGAFPRNSLKSVSNQTNSLSRVSEGPRATVGPSKQSVMHGSVSAGNFAPPASSHVLQGRSASGSIPAVDNISNGKVLSHHNQLKVTLPAGNGLSDFGSSAYGQGAGAKIRPKIHVGRALNDVTGGPDALVEQNRGPRTNRSKNQLAVKAYTSKAGDGNAHGNIVIYTDQYNKEEFPVDYADAKFFVIKSYSEDDVHKSIKYNVWSSTPHGNKKLDAAYEDAQRMAAGKPRGCPIFLFFSVNASGQFCGVAEMVGSVDFTKDMDFWQQDKWSGSFSVKWHIIKDVPNTNFRHIILENNENKPVTNSRDTQEIMYKKGLEMLKIFKNHTLKTSLLDDFIYYENRQKIMKEEKSRLLIKSIESPYFVPSLDPPLRLNRVELLPSEDEKTIKPNDGLNYSIKTGVAAPEQVSISDVPNTKFLDGNAKHITVGAKDDVVSTLKIGSLTINPKKAEPMPLPSSAIANNDIVTVGSVPIKVNGFAESGILTVGTIPLDPKALKLDKGGASVNIGSQR; this is encoded by the exons ATGGAAATGTATAATGTTTCTGAAAATGGAAACACAGAGACTTATCTG ATTCAAGGTACCGAAGCAAGCCCACATTTGACAAGTCCACTTCTTGAACAAATTGAAACTATGTACAACGAAGCGGCACCTGAGTTTGTTGTTGATCAGAGCATGTATTATCCTACTGCCACCAACTATGGGTATTATTGTACAG GATTTGAATCACCCGGTGAATGGGAGGACCACCATAggatttttggtgtagatggTCCAGATATCCAATACGCG GGTGTGCATAATGAAAGCCCCCCTTATGTATATTATACGCCTGGCTATGGATATGCACAGTCTCCATACAACCCATACAATCCTTACATACCTGGTGCTATGATAGGAGACGAAAGTCAGATTATTGGGTCACCACAATATTACCTTATTCCCTCTTATCAGAACCCTGTTTCTCCACCTGCTTATGTTCCCCTTGTCGTTCAACCAGATGCTGTCCCTAGTAGTTCAGTCGACTCCTCATATGATACTGGTGTATCGATGAATAGATTTGacgggagaggtttaaaacataatttcagTTCAGCTACTGGAGCCTTTCCAAGGAACTCCCTGAAATCCGTTTCAAATCAGACAAATTCCCTGTCCAGAGTTTCAGAAGGACCAAGAGCTACTGTTGGACCAAGCAAGCAATCTGTGATGCATGGGAGTGTTTCTGCTGGTAATTTTGCCCCTCCAGCTTCATCACATGTTCTTCAG GGTAGAAGTGCCTCTGGCTCAATTCCAGCTGTAGATAACATTTCCAATGGAAAGGTTCTATCTCATCATAATCAACTGAAAGTGACACTTCCAGCTGGTAATGGTTTATCAGACTTTGGATCAAGTGCCTACGGACAGGGTGCAGGGGCTAAGATTCGGCCCAAGATCCACGTTGGTAGAGCACTGAATGATGTAACTGGTGGCCCAGATGCATTGGTTGAGCAGAATCGGGGCCCTAGAACCAACAGATCAAAAAATCAACTGGCTGTCAAAGCCTACACAAGCAAGGCGGGAGATGGTAATGCACATGGAAACATTGTTATCTATACTGATCAGTATAACAAGGAGGAATTTCCAGTTGATTATGCGGATGCAAAGTTCTTTGTAATAAAATCATACAGTGAGGATGATGTACATAAGAGCATTAAGTATAATGTTTGGTCATCTACACCCCATGGAAACAAGAAGTTGGACGCTGCTTATGAAGATGCACAGAGAATGGCTGCAGGGAAGCCTAGAGGCTGCCctatcttcctcttcttctct GTTAATGCAAGCGGTCAATTCTGTGGTGTTGCAGAGATGGTTGGCTCGGTTGACTTCACTAAGGATATGGATTTTTGGCAGCAAGATAAATGGAGTGGAAGCTTCTCTGTCAAGTGGCACATCATCAAAGATGTcccaaacacaaattttagaCACATTATCTTAGAAAATAATGAGAACAAGCCAGTGACTAATAGCAGAGATACACAAGAG ATCATGTATAAGAAAGGCCTTGAGATGTTGAAAATCTTCAAAAATCACACATTGAAGACCTCATTACTTGATGATTTCATTTACTATGAAAATCGTCAGAAAATCATGAAGGAAGAGAAATCCAGGTTACTTATCAAGAGCATAGAAAGTCCATATTTTGTACCTTCATTGGATCCCCCTCTTAGGCTTAATCGTGTTGAGCTACTTCCAAGTGAAGATGAGAAAACTATCAAGCCTAACGATGGCCTGAATTACTCAATAAAGACTGGAGTCGCTGCTCCTGAGCAGGTTTCTATTTCTGATGTCCCCAACACAAAATTTTTAGATGGAAATGCCAAGCACATAACAGTTGGGGCAAAAGATGACGTAGTGTCTACTTTAAAGATTGGTTCACTCACCATAAACCCAAAAAAGGCTGAGCCTATGCCCTTGCCCTCTTCTGCAATTGCTAATAATGACATTGTCACAGTAGGCTCAGTTCCCATCAAAGTTAATGGATTTGCCGAATCTGGTATTCTAACAGTTGGTACTATTCCGCTTGATCCCAAAGCACTTAAGCTTGACAAGGGGGGTGCTTCTGTTAACATTGGATCCCAACGTTAA
- the LOC126688830 gene encoding YTH domain-containing protein ECT2 isoform X2, with product MYNEAAPEFVVDQSMYYPTATNYGYYCTGFESPGEWEDHHRIFGVDGPDIQYAGVHNESPPYVYYTPGYGYAQSPYNPYNPYIPGAMIGDESQIIGSPQYYLIPSYQNPVSPPAYVPLVVQPDAVPSSSVDSSYDTGVSMNRFDGRGLKHNFSSATGAFPRNSLKSVSNQTNSLSRVSEGPRATVGPSKQSVMHGSVSAGNFAPPASSHVLQGRSASGSIPAVDNISNGKVLSHHNQLKVTLPAGNGLSDFGSSAYGQGAGAKIRPKIHVGRALNDVTGGPDALVEQNRGPRTNRSKNQLAVKAYTSKAGDGNAHGNIVIYTDQYNKEEFPVDYADAKFFVIKSYSEDDVHKSIKYNVWSSTPHGNKKLDAAYEDAQRMAAGKPRGCPIFLFFSVNASGQFCGVAEMVGSVDFTKDMDFWQQDKWSGSFSVKWHIIKDVPNTNFRHIILENNENKPVTNSRDTQEIMYKKGLEMLKIFKNHTLKTSLLDDFIYYENRQKIMKEEKSRLLIKSIESPYFVPSLDPPLRLNRVELLPSEDEKTIKPNDGLNYSIKTGVAAPEQVSISDVPNTKFLDGNAKHITVGAKDDVVSTLKIGSLTINPKKAEPMPLPSSAIANNDIVTVGSVPIKVNGFAESGILTVGTIPLDPKALKLDKGGASVNIGSQR from the exons ATGTACAACGAAGCGGCACCTGAGTTTGTTGTTGATCAGAGCATGTATTATCCTACTGCCACCAACTATGGGTATTATTGTACAG GATTTGAATCACCCGGTGAATGGGAGGACCACCATAggatttttggtgtagatggTCCAGATATCCAATACGCG GGTGTGCATAATGAAAGCCCCCCTTATGTATATTATACGCCTGGCTATGGATATGCACAGTCTCCATACAACCCATACAATCCTTACATACCTGGTGCTATGATAGGAGACGAAAGTCAGATTATTGGGTCACCACAATATTACCTTATTCCCTCTTATCAGAACCCTGTTTCTCCACCTGCTTATGTTCCCCTTGTCGTTCAACCAGATGCTGTCCCTAGTAGTTCAGTCGACTCCTCATATGATACTGGTGTATCGATGAATAGATTTGacgggagaggtttaaaacataatttcagTTCAGCTACTGGAGCCTTTCCAAGGAACTCCCTGAAATCCGTTTCAAATCAGACAAATTCCCTGTCCAGAGTTTCAGAAGGACCAAGAGCTACTGTTGGACCAAGCAAGCAATCTGTGATGCATGGGAGTGTTTCTGCTGGTAATTTTGCCCCTCCAGCTTCATCACATGTTCTTCAG GGTAGAAGTGCCTCTGGCTCAATTCCAGCTGTAGATAACATTTCCAATGGAAAGGTTCTATCTCATCATAATCAACTGAAAGTGACACTTCCAGCTGGTAATGGTTTATCAGACTTTGGATCAAGTGCCTACGGACAGGGTGCAGGGGCTAAGATTCGGCCCAAGATCCACGTTGGTAGAGCACTGAATGATGTAACTGGTGGCCCAGATGCATTGGTTGAGCAGAATCGGGGCCCTAGAACCAACAGATCAAAAAATCAACTGGCTGTCAAAGCCTACACAAGCAAGGCGGGAGATGGTAATGCACATGGAAACATTGTTATCTATACTGATCAGTATAACAAGGAGGAATTTCCAGTTGATTATGCGGATGCAAAGTTCTTTGTAATAAAATCATACAGTGAGGATGATGTACATAAGAGCATTAAGTATAATGTTTGGTCATCTACACCCCATGGAAACAAGAAGTTGGACGCTGCTTATGAAGATGCACAGAGAATGGCTGCAGGGAAGCCTAGAGGCTGCCctatcttcctcttcttctct GTTAATGCAAGCGGTCAATTCTGTGGTGTTGCAGAGATGGTTGGCTCGGTTGACTTCACTAAGGATATGGATTTTTGGCAGCAAGATAAATGGAGTGGAAGCTTCTCTGTCAAGTGGCACATCATCAAAGATGTcccaaacacaaattttagaCACATTATCTTAGAAAATAATGAGAACAAGCCAGTGACTAATAGCAGAGATACACAAGAG ATCATGTATAAGAAAGGCCTTGAGATGTTGAAAATCTTCAAAAATCACACATTGAAGACCTCATTACTTGATGATTTCATTTACTATGAAAATCGTCAGAAAATCATGAAGGAAGAGAAATCCAGGTTACTTATCAAGAGCATAGAAAGTCCATATTTTGTACCTTCATTGGATCCCCCTCTTAGGCTTAATCGTGTTGAGCTACTTCCAAGTGAAGATGAGAAAACTATCAAGCCTAACGATGGCCTGAATTACTCAATAAAGACTGGAGTCGCTGCTCCTGAGCAGGTTTCTATTTCTGATGTCCCCAACACAAAATTTTTAGATGGAAATGCCAAGCACATAACAGTTGGGGCAAAAGATGACGTAGTGTCTACTTTAAAGATTGGTTCACTCACCATAAACCCAAAAAAGGCTGAGCCTATGCCCTTGCCCTCTTCTGCAATTGCTAATAATGACATTGTCACAGTAGGCTCAGTTCCCATCAAAGTTAATGGATTTGCCGAATCTGGTATTCTAACAGTTGGTACTATTCCGCTTGATCCCAAAGCACTTAAGCTTGACAAGGGGGGTGCTTCTGTTAACATTGGATCCCAACGTTAA